The following are encoded together in the Oncorhynchus masou masou isolate Uvic2021 chromosome 5, UVic_Omas_1.1, whole genome shotgun sequence genome:
- the LOC135530046 gene encoding uncharacterized protein LOC135530046 codes for MEKHRKYRKHGETWGKHGETQGNTGETRGTRRTTGKHGEQRETRGNRGNTGNRGEQWEHKEHGEQGEQGEQGEQGEQGEHKEHGEQGEHKEHGEQGEQGEHKEHGTGGTRGNTGKHRETQGTRGNTGKHREHAYFPQYFPQYYFPLYPQANFPQSYFPLYPSPTSPCTHSPTSPSPTSPCTHRPTSPSPTSPCTHSPTSHSPTSHSPTFPCTHRPTSPSTPGLLPQATFPQAYFPLHPQAYFPLHPQAYFPLHPQAYFPLHPQAYFPLHPQAYFPLHPQAYFPLHPQAYFPQYYFPLHPQAYFPQHPQANFPQSYFSLYPQSYFPLHPQAYFPQSYFPLYPQSYFPLHPQSYFPQSYFPLHPQAYFPQANFPQSYFPLHQQAYFPRPTSPVPQSYFLQSYFPQSYFPQSYFPLHPQVYFPQAYFPSPTSPCTNRPTSPSTPGLLPPVLLPQANFPQSYFPQSYFPLHPQSYFPQSYFPLHPQAYFPQSYFPLHPQSYFPQSYPQSYFPQSYFPQSYFPQSYFPQSPSPTSPSPTHSPTSPSPTSPSPPTVLLPPAPSPTSPSPTSPVHPQSYFPQSYPQAYFPQSPSPTSPLYPQSYFPQSYFPQSYYPSPTSPVLLPPGPTSPCTHIPQPTSPSPTSPSPPVLLPPAPSPTSPSPPVLLPPVLLPPVHPQSYFPQPPSPTSPSPPVLLPPVLLPQSYFPQSYPQSYFPQSPSPTSPSPPVHLPPGLLPQSYFPQSYFPLHPQAYFPQAYPQSYFPQSYFPLPHRPTSPSPTSTVLLPPVLLPPVPQSYFPQSPIPQSYFPSPTSPSPPVLLPPVPQSYFPQSYPQSYFLQSPSPPVPVPQSYFPQSYFPSPTSPVPSPSPPVLLPQPPVLLPQSYFPQSYFPQSYFPRPPVLLPPVPQSYFPQSYFPQSPSPTSPSPTSPSPPVLLPPVLLPPAPQSYFPQSYFPSYPQSYFPSPPVLLPPVLLPPVPQTYFPQTYFPQSYFPSPPVLLPPVLLPPVLLPQSPRPTSLRATSPSPTSPSPLDFPPLPPVLLPPVP; via the exons ATGGAGAAACACAGGAAATACAGGAAACACGGGGAAACATGGGGGAAACACGGGGAAACACAGGGAAACACAGGGGAAACACGGGGAACACGGAGAACCACGGGGAAACACGGGGAACAGAGGGAAACACGGGGGAACAGGGGGAACACGGGGAACAGGGGGGAACAGTGGGAACACAAGGAACACggggaacagggggaacagggggaacagggggaacagggggaacagggggaacaCAAGGAACACGGGGAACAGGGGGAACACAAGGAACACggggaacagggggaacagggggaacaCAAGGAACACGGAACAGGGGGAACACGGGGAAacacagggaaacacagggaaacacagggaacaCGGGGAAacacagggaaacacagggaacaT GCCTACTTCCCACAGTACTTCCCACAGTACTACTTCCCCCTGTACCCACAGGCCAACTTCCCCCAGTCCTACTTCCCCCTGTACCCCAGTCCTACTTCCCCCTGCACCCACAGTCCAACTTCCCCCAGTCCTACTTCCCCCTGTACCCACAGGCCAACTTCCCCCAGTCCTACTTCCCCCTGCACCCACAGTCCTACTTCCCACAGTCCTACTTCCCACAGTCCTACTTTCCCCTGCACCCACAGGCCTACTTCCCCCAGCACCCCAGGCCTACTTCCCCAGGCCACCTTCCCCCAGGCCTACTTTCCCCTGCACCCACAGGCCTACTTCCCCCTGCACCCACAGGCCTACTTTCCCCTGCACCCACAGGCCTACTTTCCCCTGCACCCACAGGCCTACTTTCCCCTGCACCCACAGGCCTACTTCCCCCTGCACCCACAGGCCTACTTCCCCCTGCACCCACAGGCCTACTTCCCACAGTACTACTTCCCCCTGCACCCACAGGCCTACTTCCCCCAGCACCCACAGGCCAACTTCCCCCAGTCCTACTTCTCCCTGTACCCACAGTCCTACTTCCCCCTGCACCCACAGGCCTACTTCCCACAGTCCTACTTCCCCCTGTACCCACAGTCCTACTTCCCCCTGCACCCACAGTCCTACTTCCCCCAGTCCTACTTTCCCCTGCACCCACAG GCCTACTTCCCCCAGGCCAACTTCCCCCAGTCCTACTTCCCCCTGCACCAACAGGCCTACTTCCCCAGGCCTACTTCCCCAGTCCCCCAGTCCTACTTCCTCCAGTCCTACTTCCCCCAGTCCTACTTCCCCCAGTCCTACTTCCCCCTGCACCCACAGGTCTACTTCCCCCAGGCCTACTTCCCCAGTCCTACTTCCCCCTGCACCAACAGGCCTACTTCCCCCAGTACCCCAGGCCTACTTCCTCCAGTCCTACTTCCCCAGGCCAACTTCCCCCAGTCCTACTTCCCCCAGTCCTACTTCCCCCTGCACCCACAGTCCTACTTCCCCCAGTCCTACTTCCCCCTGCACCCACAGGCCTACTTCCCCCAGTCCTACTTCCCCCTGCACCCACAGTCCTACTTCCCCCAGTCCTACCCACAGTCCTACTTCCCCCAGTCCTACTTCCCCCAGTCCTACTTCCCACAGTCCTACttcccccagtcccccagtcctACTTCCCCCAGTCCTACCCACAGTCCTACTTCCCCCAGTCCTACTTCCCCCAGTCCACCCACAGTCCTACTTCCCCCAGCCCCCAGTCCTACTTCCCCCAGTCCTACTTCCCCAGTCCACCCCCAGTCCTACTTCCCCCAGTCCTACCCACAGGCCTACttcccccagtcccccagtcctACTTCCCCCCTGTACCCACAGTCCTACTTCCCCCAGTCCTACTTCCCCCAGTCCTACTACCCCAGTCCTACTTCCCCAGTCCTACTTCCCCCAGGTCCTACTTCCCCCTGCACCCACATCCCCCAGCCTACTTCCCCCAGTCCTACttcccccagtcccccagtcctACTTCCCCCAGCCCCCAGTCCTACTTCCCCCAGCCCCCCAGTCCTACTTCCCCCAGTCCTACTTCCCCCAGTGCACCCCCAGTCCTACTTCCCCCAGCCCCCCAGTCCTACttcccccagtcccccagtcctacttcccccagtcctacttccccagtcctacttcccccagtcctacccccagtcctacttcccccagtcccccagtcctacttcccccagtcccccagtccaCCTTCCCCCAGGCCTACTTCCCCAGTCCTACTTCCCCCAGTCCTACTTCCCCCTGCACCCACAGGCCTACTTCCCCCAGGCCTACCCCCAGTCCTACTTCCCCCAGTCCTACTTCCCCCTGCCCCACAGGCCTACTTCCCCCAGTCCTACTTCCACAGTCCTACTTCCCCCAGTCCTACttcccccagtcccccagtcctacttcccccagtccccca tcccccagtcctacttccccagtcctacttcccccagtcccccagtcctacttcccccagtcccccagtcctACTTCCCCCAGTCCTACCCCCAGTCCTACttcctccagtcccccagtcctccagtcccagtcccccagtcctacttcccccagtcctacttccccagtcctacttccccagtccccagtcctaGCCCCCCAGTCCTACTTCCCCAGCCCCCAGTCCTACTTCCCCAGTCCTACTTCCCCCAGTCCTACTTCCCCCAGTCCTACTTCCCCAGGCCCCCAGTCCTACttcccccagtcccccagtcctacttcccccagtcctacttcccccagtcccccagtcctacttcccccagtcctacttcccccagtcccccagtcctACTTCCCCCAGTCCTACTTCCCCCAGCCCCCCAGTCCTACTTCCCCCAGTCCTACTTCCCCAGCTACCCCCAGTCCTACTTCCCCAGTCCCCCAGTCCTACTTCCCCCAGTCCTACTTCCCCCAGTCCCCCAGACCTACTTCCCCCAGACCTACTTCCCCCAGTCCTACTTCCCCAGTCCCCCAGTCCTACTTCCCCCAGTCCTACTTCCCCCAGTCCTACTTCCCCAGTCCCCTAGACCTACTTCCCTCAGAGCTACTTCCCCCAGTCCTACTTCCCCCAGTCCCCTAGACTTCCCCCCACTTCCCCCAGTCCTACTTCCCCCAGTCCCCTAG